One window from the genome of Serinibacter salmoneus encodes:
- the arfB gene encoding alternative ribosome rescue aminoacyl-tRNA hydrolase ArfB — MDEVIVAAGPGIPDGLRIPAAELTEQFSRSPGPGGQSVNTTDSRVQLRFDLGTTASLTEAQRSRALERLAPRLVGTELVIEASEHRSQWRNRAAARQRLAELLRESLIPQPQRRATKPTRGSQRRRLAAKTQRSQLKQTRRRPGPE; from the coding sequence GTGGACGAGGTGATCGTGGCGGCGGGTCCGGGGATCCCGGACGGCCTGCGCATCCCCGCCGCCGAGCTCACCGAGCAGTTCTCCCGCTCCCCCGGCCCCGGTGGTCAGTCCGTCAATACCACCGACTCCCGGGTGCAACTACGTTTCGATCTGGGCACGACGGCGTCGCTCACCGAGGCGCAGCGCAGCCGAGCGCTGGAGCGCCTTGCGCCCCGACTCGTGGGCACCGAACTGGTCATCGAGGCCTCCGAGCACCGCTCACAGTGGCGCAATCGGGCCGCGGCGCGGCAGCGCCTGGCCGAACTCCTGCGCGAATCGCTCATCCCGCAGCCACAACGCCGCGCCACCAAGCCCACCCGAGGTTCCCAGCGCCGTCGACTCGCGGCGAAGACCCAGCGCTCCCAGCTCAAGCAGACCCGACGCCGACCCGGCCCCGAGTAG
- a CDS encoding thiamine pyrophosphate-binding protein, with the protein MVTVSAHVATTLARHVDHMFGVMGNGNAYVLDALERTTDVLFIAVRHEAGGVVAADAYYRASGRLAAATATYGAGFTNTLTALAEAVQAHVPLVLVVGDEPTSGPRPWDVDQIGMAAAVGARTYTVGRTDAAATVVIAVEHALTYRVPTVLAVPYDVARLDAGVVPTVPEPRLPAPVAPAGVFAERMLEEIAEALAGAERPLLLAGRGAWLADAGRTLGEIADAVGAVTATTALGRGVFPRPEFDLGVTGGFGAPGAMDLVREADVAVVFGASLNQFTMRFGDLVAPGTRIYQIDTAQAATHPHVGGFVRADAGVAARRILAALGEPAPRAAPWRESVAIAPLRAQERGDDHAPEGALDPREVAARIGEMLPADRVVVSDGGHFIGWANMYWPVAAPDRMLMVGTAFQAIGLGWPSVPGAVLAKPTATVVLTTGDGGGLMALADLEPAVRVAGGRGLAVVWNDAAYSAEVHVYGRAGLAREPMLIPQVDFAALAAGVGAEGVVVRNLGDLERLRAWALQDPEQRPFLVLDCRVSGDVVAPYQHEIIRANTPAVADRE; encoded by the coding sequence ATGGTCACGGTGTCAGCCCATGTCGCCACCACGCTCGCCCGCCACGTCGACCACATGTTCGGCGTGATGGGCAACGGGAACGCCTACGTGCTGGACGCGCTGGAGCGCACCACCGACGTGCTCTTCATCGCGGTCAGGCATGAGGCCGGGGGAGTGGTGGCGGCCGACGCCTACTACCGCGCCTCCGGCCGCCTGGCGGCCGCGACCGCCACGTACGGCGCCGGCTTCACCAACACCCTGACCGCGCTGGCCGAAGCCGTCCAGGCGCACGTGCCGCTCGTGCTGGTGGTGGGCGATGAACCCACCTCCGGTCCGCGCCCCTGGGACGTCGACCAGATCGGCATGGCCGCTGCCGTCGGGGCGCGCACCTACACCGTGGGCAGGACCGACGCCGCGGCCACGGTGGTGATCGCCGTCGAACATGCCCTGACCTACCGGGTGCCGACGGTGCTCGCGGTGCCCTACGACGTCGCCCGGCTCGACGCCGGAGTTGTCCCCACCGTGCCCGAACCGCGACTCCCGGCGCCCGTGGCCCCAGCCGGTGTGTTCGCCGAACGCATGCTGGAGGAGATCGCCGAGGCTCTCGCGGGCGCGGAGCGGCCGCTGCTGCTCGCCGGCCGTGGCGCCTGGCTCGCCGATGCCGGCCGCACGCTGGGCGAGATCGCCGACGCCGTCGGCGCGGTCACGGCCACGACCGCCCTGGGGCGCGGGGTCTTCCCCCGCCCCGAGTTCGACCTCGGGGTCACCGGCGGGTTCGGCGCACCCGGGGCGATGGACCTGGTCCGCGAGGCCGACGTCGCCGTCGTCTTCGGCGCCTCGCTGAACCAGTTCACGATGCGGTTCGGTGACCTGGTCGCCCCGGGCACCCGGATCTACCAGATCGACACGGCGCAGGCCGCCACGCACCCGCACGTGGGCGGGTTCGTCCGCGCCGACGCGGGCGTGGCCGCCCGCCGCATCCTCGCCGCACTGGGGGAGCCCGCGCCTCGGGCCGCGCCGTGGCGGGAGTCCGTGGCGATCGCGCCGCTGCGCGCGCAGGAACGCGGCGACGACCACGCCCCCGAGGGCGCCCTGGACCCCCGCGAGGTGGCGGCCCGCATCGGCGAGATGCTCCCCGCCGACCGCGTGGTCGTCTCCGACGGCGGCCACTTCATCGGCTGGGCCAACATGTACTGGCCGGTGGCCGCACCCGATCGCATGCTCATGGTCGGCACCGCCTTCCAGGCCATCGGGCTGGGCTGGCCGTCCGTCCCCGGTGCCGTGCTCGCGAAGCCCACCGCCACCGTGGTGCTGACCACCGGTGATGGTGGCGGGCTGATGGCGCTCGCCGACCTGGAGCCCGCGGTGCGGGTGGCCGGCGGCCGGGGCCTCGCGGTGGTCTGGAACGACGCCGCCTACAGCGCCGAGGTGCACGTGTACGGCCGCGCCGGGCTCGCGCGCGAGCCGATGCTCATCCCGCAGGTCGACTTCGCGGCGCTCGCCGCCGGGGTCGGCGCCGAGGGCGTGGTGGTCCGCAACCTCGGTGACCTCGAGCGGCTGCGCGCCTGGGCGCTGCAGGATCCGGAGCAGCGGCCGTTCCTCGTGCTGGACTGCCGGGTGTCCGGCGACGTGGTCGCGCCGTACCAGCACGAGATCATCCGGGCGAACACCCCGGCGGTCGCCGACCGCGAGTAG
- a CDS encoding NAD-dependent succinate-semialdehyde dehydrogenase — translation MTENRSAVLESVPEGLFIGGAWRRAQEGRTLSVNDPATGQEIKRIADATPADGMAALDAAVAAGPEWAATPARQRGELLRRAFDLLTERSEEFALLMTLEMGKPLAEARGEVTYGAEFLRWFSEEAPRIQGRYGPNPEGSGRIVVSQHPVGPCFLITPWNFPLAMATRKIAPALAAGCTAVIKPAALTPLTTLAFVALLEEVGLPAGVVNVVTTSTSGEVSEPIIRDPRLRKLSFTGSTPVGRSLLEQAAQGVLRTSMELGGNAPFVVFEDADLDTAVEAAMLAKFRNIGQACTAANRFIVHTAVAEEFTRRVTERVQAMRIGPGTQEGVAIGPLIDDRAVAKAEALVQDAVARGAHLTTGGHPVPGPGTFYEPTVLSGVAHGSDILREEVFGPVLAVVPFEGEEEAVRLANDTEYGLVSYVFTQDLARGQRMIERLETGMLGLNVGVVSNAAAPFGGWKSSGLGREGGAEGIAEYLQTKYTLTPDPFAG, via the coding sequence ATGACCGAGAACCGGAGTGCCGTGCTGGAGTCCGTGCCGGAGGGCCTGTTCATCGGCGGTGCGTGGCGCCGGGCGCAGGAGGGCCGCACCCTGTCGGTGAACGACCCGGCCACCGGGCAGGAGATCAAACGCATCGCGGATGCCACCCCCGCCGACGGGATGGCCGCCCTGGACGCCGCGGTGGCCGCCGGGCCCGAATGGGCCGCCACGCCCGCGCGGCAACGGGGCGAACTGCTGCGGCGGGCCTTCGACCTGCTCACCGAGCGCTCGGAGGAGTTCGCCCTCCTCATGACCCTGGAGATGGGCAAACCCCTGGCCGAGGCGCGCGGCGAGGTGACCTACGGGGCCGAGTTCCTGCGCTGGTTCAGCGAGGAGGCGCCCCGGATCCAGGGTCGCTATGGTCCGAACCCCGAGGGCAGCGGACGGATCGTGGTCTCCCAGCACCCGGTGGGGCCGTGCTTCCTCATCACCCCGTGGAACTTCCCGCTCGCGATGGCCACCCGCAAGATCGCCCCCGCCCTCGCCGCGGGATGCACCGCCGTCATCAAGCCAGCCGCGCTCACCCCGCTGACCACGCTCGCGTTCGTGGCGCTGCTGGAGGAGGTGGGCCTGCCGGCCGGCGTGGTCAACGTGGTCACCACCTCGACCTCGGGGGAGGTCTCGGAACCGATCATCCGCGACCCCCGGTTGCGCAAGCTCTCCTTCACCGGCTCCACCCCGGTCGGGCGGAGCCTCCTGGAACAGGCGGCGCAGGGTGTGTTGCGCACCTCGATGGAGCTGGGCGGGAACGCGCCGTTCGTGGTGTTCGAGGACGCCGACCTCGACACGGCAGTCGAGGCCGCGATGCTGGCCAAGTTCCGCAACATCGGGCAGGCGTGCACGGCCGCCAACCGATTCATCGTGCACACGGCGGTGGCCGAGGAGTTCACGCGCCGGGTCACCGAGCGCGTGCAGGCGATGCGGATCGGTCCCGGCACCCAGGAGGGGGTGGCGATCGGGCCGCTCATCGATGACCGCGCCGTGGCCAAGGCCGAGGCCCTGGTGCAGGACGCCGTCGCGCGCGGTGCACACCTGACCACGGGCGGGCACCCGGTGCCCGGCCCCGGGACCTTCTATGAGCCGACCGTGCTCAGCGGGGTCGCCCACGGGAGCGACATCCTGCGGGAGGAGGTCTTCGGACCGGTGCTCGCCGTCGTCCCCTTCGAGGGGGAGGAGGAGGCGGTGCGCCTGGCGAACGACACCGAGTACGGCCTGGTGTCCTACGTGTTCACGCAGGACCTGGCACGCGGGCAGCGGATGATCGAGCGGCTGGAGACCGGGATGTTGGGCCTCAACGTCGGTGTCGTCTCGAACGCGGCCGCCCCGTTCGGCGGGTGGAAGTCCTCCGGGCTCGGGCGTGAGGGCGGCGCCGAGGGGATCGCGGAGTACCTGCAGACGAAGTACACCCTGACGCCGGATCCCTTCGCGGGCTGA
- a CDS encoding FAD-dependent monooxygenase, which translates to MQFHHHGYVSGDPRVRDAEGTGVDRPLDLPEEMDLLIVGSGPAGMLLAAQMSQFPAVTTRIIERREGRLRLGQADGIQPRSVETFQAFGFAERIVAEAYNIAYMNFWGPDPQDPARIVRTARTEDYALKISEFPHLIVNQARVLDYFAESARHGPGRIVPDYGVEFLGLQVHEEGEYPVEVRVRHLVGERAGEERTVRAKYVAGGDGARSGVRDAIGRVHVGGASQHAWGVMDVLVNTDFPDWRTKCAINARAGNILHIPREGGYLSRMYIDLGEVAEDDNHRVRATSIEDIIERANAILHPYTIEVKQVAWHSVYEVGHRVTDKFDDVAEGESRSPRVFLMGDACHTHSAKAGQGMNVSMQDAFNLGWKLGYVLAGLSPESLLATYSAERLPVAQQLIDFDREWSSLMARKPEEITDPSDLATFYLGTAEFPSGFMTQYGPSMIEADGRHQALADGFPIGKRFKSVQVVRVCDGNAIHLGHHARADGRWRLYAFADAAPAGAESALAAWARAMSRPESALRRFTPQGADVDAILDVKVIYQQGYEEVDLGAVPELFLPRTGPLALTDWEKVYAAAPNAWSHADIFAERGIDRSGVVVVVRPDQYVAAILPLTATEELEAFLGQFLRAGAAG; encoded by the coding sequence ATGCAGTTCCATCACCACGGGTACGTCTCGGGGGACCCGCGGGTCCGCGACGCCGAGGGGACCGGCGTGGACCGACCCCTGGATCTGCCGGAGGAGATGGACCTCCTCATCGTGGGATCCGGGCCGGCGGGTATGTTGCTCGCCGCCCAGATGTCGCAGTTCCCCGCGGTCACCACCCGCATCATCGAGCGCCGCGAGGGGCGCCTCCGGCTCGGGCAGGCGGACGGGATCCAGCCGCGCAGCGTGGAGACCTTCCAGGCCTTCGGGTTCGCGGAACGGATCGTGGCGGAGGCCTACAACATCGCCTACATGAACTTCTGGGGCCCCGATCCGCAGGACCCGGCGCGGATCGTGCGCACGGCCCGCACCGAGGACTACGCGCTGAAGATCAGCGAGTTCCCCCACCTGATCGTCAACCAGGCGCGGGTCCTGGACTACTTCGCGGAGTCCGCGCGTCACGGCCCGGGTCGGATCGTGCCCGACTACGGCGTGGAGTTCCTCGGCCTGCAGGTGCACGAGGAGGGCGAGTATCCGGTCGAGGTCCGGGTGCGCCACCTGGTGGGGGAGCGCGCCGGCGAGGAGCGCACGGTGCGGGCCAAGTACGTGGCCGGCGGCGACGGCGCTCGCAGCGGGGTGCGCGACGCCATCGGGCGGGTGCACGTGGGTGGGGCCTCGCAGCACGCCTGGGGCGTGATGGACGTGCTGGTCAACACCGACTTCCCGGACTGGCGCACCAAGTGCGCCATCAACGCGCGGGCCGGGAACATCCTGCACATCCCCCGCGAGGGCGGGTACCTGAGCCGGATGTACATCGACCTCGGTGAGGTCGCCGAGGACGACAACCACCGGGTCCGTGCCACCTCGATCGAGGACATCATCGAGCGGGCGAACGCGATCCTGCACCCCTACACGATCGAGGTGAAGCAGGTCGCCTGGCACAGCGTCTACGAGGTCGGTCACCGGGTCACCGACAAGTTCGACGACGTGGCCGAGGGGGAGAGCAGGTCCCCGCGGGTGTTCCTCATGGGGGACGCCTGCCACACCCACAGCGCCAAGGCCGGCCAGGGGATGAACGTCTCCATGCAGGATGCCTTCAACCTCGGCTGGAAGCTGGGCTACGTGCTGGCCGGCCTGAGCCCCGAGTCCCTGCTGGCCACGTACTCGGCGGAGCGGCTACCGGTCGCCCAGCAACTGATCGACTTCGACCGCGAGTGGTCCAGCCTCATGGCCCGCAAACCCGAGGAGATCACCGACCCGAGCGACCTCGCCACGTTCTACCTCGGGACCGCCGAGTTCCCCTCGGGGTTCATGACCCAGTACGGCCCCTCGATGATCGAGGCGGATGGGAGGCACCAGGCCCTGGCCGACGGGTTCCCGATCGGCAAGCGGTTCAAGAGCGTGCAGGTGGTGCGGGTCTGCGACGGCAACGCGATCCACCTCGGTCACCACGCGCGCGCGGACGGCCGGTGGCGCCTGTACGCCTTCGCGGACGCCGCCCCGGCCGGTGCGGAGTCGGCACTGGCCGCCTGGGCGCGGGCGATGTCCCGTCCCGAGAGCGCGCTGCGCCGATTTACGCCGCAGGGCGCCGACGTCGATGCCATCCTCGACGTCAAGGTGATCTACCAGCAGGGCTACGAGGAGGTTGACCTGGGCGCCGTGCCGGAGCTCTTCCTGCCCCGCACCGGCCCGCTCGCGCTGACGGACTGGGAGAAGGTGTACGCCGCGGCACCGAATGCGTGGAGCCACGCGGACATCTTCGCCGAGCGCGGCATCGACCGTTCCGGGGTGGTCGTCGTGGTGCGCCCCGACCAGTACGTGGCCGCGATCCTGCCGCTGACCGCGACCGAGGAGCTCGAGGCGTTCCTCGGGCAGTTCCTCCGGGCCGGCGCCGCGGGCTAG
- a CDS encoding fumarylacetoacetate hydrolase family protein produces the protein MTDSHSSGRYGPLPQRPGKIIAVHLSYASRADQRGRRPAAPSYFYKPSSSLAGSGAPVQRPVGTELLAFEGEIALVIGSTAHRISAAQAWDHVAWVTAANDVGLYDLRAADKGSNVRSKGRDGYTPLGPALIDARAVDPHALRVRTWLNGRLVQEDTTATLLFGLTQIVADLAQHATLEVGDVILTGTPAGASVAAPGDVVEVEVDAPEAPGSPTTGRLVTPVVEGPGAFDPDLGSLPAVDDAQRADAWGSREAAGLPEPSRAPATPPGLEADLLAALTAAPVAGLSQQLRKRGLQNVTIDGVRPLHPGRKLVGRARTLRFLPHREDLFATHGGGYNAQKRTFDAVGPGEVIVIEARGEAGSGTLGDILALRAHTNGAAGIVTDGGVRDYDAVAEVGIPVYTRGAHPAVLGRRHVPWDTDLTIACGGTAVAPGDIVVGDNDGVIVIPPHLAREVAEAALAQETEDAWIAERVREGHPLDGLFPMDATWRTRYEAETTESETNEAETTESETNEAETTGEGSGA, from the coding sequence ATGACCGACAGCCACTCCAGCGGCCGGTACGGCCCGCTGCCGCAGCGCCCCGGAAAGATCATCGCCGTGCACCTGAGCTACGCCTCACGCGCCGACCAGCGGGGCCGTCGCCCCGCGGCCCCCTCCTACTTCTACAAGCCGAGCAGTTCCCTGGCCGGCTCCGGCGCCCCAGTCCAGCGCCCGGTGGGCACCGAGCTCCTGGCCTTCGAGGGGGAGATCGCCCTGGTGATCGGCTCGACGGCGCACCGCATCTCCGCCGCCCAGGCCTGGGATCACGTGGCCTGGGTGACGGCCGCCAACGACGTCGGCCTCTACGACCTGCGTGCCGCGGACAAGGGCTCCAACGTGCGCTCCAAGGGTCGCGACGGCTACACCCCGCTGGGCCCCGCGCTCATCGACGCCCGCGCGGTGGACCCGCACGCGCTGCGCGTGCGCACCTGGCTCAACGGTCGCCTCGTGCAGGAGGACACCACCGCGACCCTGCTCTTCGGGCTCACCCAGATCGTGGCCGACCTCGCCCAGCACGCCACCCTGGAGGTGGGCGACGTCATCCTCACCGGCACCCCCGCCGGCGCCTCGGTGGCGGCGCCCGGTGACGTGGTGGAGGTCGAGGTCGACGCACCCGAGGCGCCCGGCTCGCCCACGACGGGCCGACTGGTGACCCCCGTCGTCGAGGGCCCAGGCGCCTTCGACCCGGATCTGGGTTCCCTCCCCGCCGTCGACGACGCCCAGCGCGCCGACGCGTGGGGCTCCCGCGAGGCCGCGGGTCTGCCGGAGCCGAGCCGGGCCCCCGCCACTCCCCCGGGCCTGGAGGCGGATCTGTTGGCCGCGCTCACCGCCGCACCCGTGGCGGGCCTGTCCCAGCAACTGCGCAAGCGCGGGCTGCAGAACGTCACGATCGACGGCGTCCGTCCCCTGCACCCCGGCCGCAAGCTCGTCGGCCGGGCCCGCACCCTGCGATTCCTGCCCCACCGCGAGGACCTGTTCGCCACCCACGGCGGCGGGTACAACGCCCAGAAGCGGACCTTCGACGCCGTCGGACCCGGTGAGGTCATCGTCATCGAGGCCCGCGGCGAGGCCGGGTCCGGCACTCTGGGTGACATCCTCGCGCTGCGCGCCCACACCAACGGCGCGGCCGGGATCGTCACCGACGGGGGCGTGCGGGACTACGACGCGGTGGCCGAGGTCGGGATCCCCGTCTACACACGAGGTGCCCACCCCGCCGTCCTGGGCCGCAGGCACGTGCCCTGGGACACCGACCTGACGATCGCCTGCGGGGGCACGGCCGTGGCGCCGGGCGACATCGTCGTCGGGGACAACGACGGCGTGATCGTCATCCCCCCGCACCTGGCCCGGGAGGTGGCCGAGGCCGCCCTCGCCCAGGAGACGGAGGACGCCTGGATCGCCGAGCGAGTGCGGGAAGGGCACCCGCTGGACGGCCTGTTCCCGATGGATGCCACCTGGCGGACCCGCTACGAGGCCGAGACGACTGAGTCCGAGACGAACGAGGCCGAGACGACTGAGTCCGAGACGAACGAGGCCGAGACGACCGGGGAAGGATCGGGCGCATGA
- a CDS encoding GntR family transcriptional regulator, translating into MTLTDRGSKSQQAYHWIKERIAQQAFTPGYRLVLSAIATELDMSVVPVREAIRQLEAEGLVTFERNVGARVSMVDDTQYRYSMQTLSILEGSATALAARRLNADDLRKARQVNDLMIETLDHFDPRAFTALNQEFHGLLFARCANPRLLELVEAEWARLGHLRDSTFSFVPGRAQESVREHESILTLIENGAPLGEIEKAARRHRSATLDAYMIHEHPDETLGLPAF; encoded by the coding sequence ATGACCCTCACCGATCGCGGCAGCAAGTCCCAGCAGGCCTACCACTGGATCAAGGAGCGCATCGCCCAGCAGGCGTTCACGCCCGGCTACCGCCTCGTGCTCAGCGCCATCGCCACCGAACTGGACATGAGCGTGGTGCCGGTGCGAGAGGCCATCCGCCAGCTCGAGGCCGAGGGCCTGGTCACCTTCGAGCGCAACGTCGGCGCCCGGGTGTCCATGGTGGACGACACCCAGTACCGCTACAGCATGCAGACCCTGTCCATCCTCGAGGGCTCCGCGACGGCGCTGGCGGCGCGGCGGCTCAACGCCGACGACCTGCGCAAGGCCCGGCAGGTCAACGACCTGATGATCGAGACCCTCGACCATTTCGACCCGCGCGCCTTCACCGCGCTGAACCAGGAGTTCCACGGCCTGCTGTTCGCGCGGTGCGCGAACCCTCGCCTGCTGGAACTCGTGGAGGCCGAGTGGGCCCGCCTGGGGCACCTGCGCGATTCCACGTTCAGTTTCGTGCCCGGCCGCGCCCAGGAGTCCGTGCGCGAACACGAGAGCATCCTCACCCTCATCGAGAACGGTGCCCCCCTGGGGGAGATCGAGAAGGCCGCCCGCCGCCACCGGTCGGCGACCTTGGACGCCTACATGATCCACGAACACCCGGACGAGACCCTCGGCCTCCCCGCCTTCTAG
- the hpaE gene encoding 5-carboxymethyl-2-hydroxymuconate semialdehyde dehydrogenase, with amino-acid sequence MSHDATLAPQRHVPGDLPSRIQHYIDGAFVDSLDGDTFEVLDPVSNETYVQAAAGKRADVDRAVAAARRAFTEGPWPRMLPRERARVLTRIADLVESRDARLAELESFDSGLPITQALGQARRAAENFRFFADLIVAQTDDTYKVPGRQINYVNRKPIGVAGLITPWNTPFMLESWKLAPALATGNTVVLKPAEFTPLSASLWAGIFEEAGLPRGVFNLVNGLGEDAGDALVKHPEVPLISFTGESSTGQLIFANAAPHLKGLSMELGGKSPAVIFADADLEAAVDATIFGVFSLNGERCTAGSRILVQREIYDEFVQRYAAQAERVVVGYPHDPATEVGALVHPEHFAKVMSYVEIGKTEGRLVAGGGRPAGFETGNFVAPTVFADVPADARIFQEEIFGPVVAITPFDTEEEALALANGIEYGLAAYIWTNDLKRAHTFSQAVEAGMVWLNSNNVRDLRTPFGGVKASGLGHEGGYRSIDFYTDQQAVHITLGTVHNPTFGKG; translated from the coding sequence ATGTCCCACGACGCGACCCTCGCACCGCAGCGACACGTGCCGGGCGACCTACCCTCCCGCATCCAGCACTACATCGACGGGGCCTTCGTCGATTCCCTCGACGGCGACACCTTCGAGGTGCTCGACCCCGTCTCGAACGAGACCTACGTGCAGGCCGCGGCGGGCAAGAGGGCCGATGTGGACCGCGCCGTCGCCGCCGCCCGACGGGCCTTCACCGAGGGCCCGTGGCCGCGGATGCTGCCGCGGGAACGCGCCCGGGTGCTCACCCGGATCGCGGACCTCGTGGAATCGCGCGATGCGCGCCTGGCGGAGTTGGAGTCCTTCGACTCGGGGCTGCCGATCACCCAGGCCCTCGGTCAGGCGCGGCGCGCCGCGGAGAACTTCCGCTTCTTCGCCGACCTGATCGTGGCGCAGACCGATGACACCTACAAGGTGCCAGGGCGCCAGATCAACTACGTCAACCGCAAGCCCATCGGCGTCGCGGGGCTCATCACACCGTGGAACACGCCGTTCATGCTGGAGTCCTGGAAACTCGCCCCGGCGCTGGCGACCGGGAACACGGTGGTGCTCAAGCCCGCCGAGTTCACCCCGCTGTCAGCCTCCCTGTGGGCCGGCATCTTCGAGGAGGCCGGTCTCCCGCGAGGCGTGTTCAACCTGGTCAACGGGCTCGGCGAGGACGCCGGCGATGCGCTAGTCAAGCACCCCGAGGTGCCGCTGATCTCCTTCACCGGGGAGAGCAGCACCGGCCAGCTCATCTTCGCCAACGCCGCACCCCACCTCAAGGGCCTGTCGATGGAACTCGGCGGCAAGAGCCCGGCCGTGATCTTCGCCGACGCGGACCTCGAGGCCGCCGTGGACGCGACGATCTTCGGGGTGTTCTCCCTCAACGGGGAACGCTGCACCGCCGGGAGCCGCATCCTGGTGCAGCGGGAGATCTACGACGAGTTCGTGCAGCGGTACGCCGCACAGGCCGAGCGTGTGGTGGTCGGATACCCCCACGACCCGGCCACCGAGGTCGGGGCGCTGGTGCACCCCGAGCACTTCGCCAAGGTGATGAGCTACGTGGAGATCGGCAAGACCGAGGGGCGCCTGGTCGCCGGCGGTGGTCGCCCAGCCGGCTTCGAGACGGGCAACTTCGTGGCGCCGACGGTGTTCGCCGACGTGCCGGCCGATGCCCGCATCTTCCAGGAGGAGATCTTCGGACCCGTCGTGGCCATCACGCCCTTCGACACCGAGGAGGAGGCCCTGGCCCTGGCGAACGGGATCGAGTACGGCCTCGCCGCCTACATCTGGACGAACGACCTGAAGCGGGCGCACACCTTCTCCCAGGCCGTGGAGGCGGGGATGGTGTGGCTGAACTCCAACAACGTCCGTGACCTGCGCACCCCGTTCGGCGGGGTGAAGGCCTCCGGGCTCGGACACGAGGGCGGCTACCGCTCGATCGACTTCTACACCGACCAGCAGGCCGTCCACATCACCCTCGGCACGGTGCACAACCCTACCTTCGGCAAGGGCTGA
- the hpaD gene encoding 3,4-dihydroxyphenylacetate 2,3-dioxygenase, producing the protein MTDKTRTSSGFFVSAEAPIHTDNPIPTPSAPAPDILRCASMELVVTDLAASRQFYVDVLDLQVTQEDETTVYLRTMEEFIHHNLVLRKGPVAAVAAFSYRVRTPEDLDKAVAFYTELGCRVERRADGFTDGIGDSVRVTDPLGFPLEFFYEVEHVERLAWRYDLYSPGALVRLDHFNQVTPDVARATRFMQDLGFRVTEDIQDEAGTLYAAWMRRKPTVHDTAMTGGDGPRMHHVAFATHEKHNILAICDKLGALRRSDAIERGPGRHGVSNAFYLYLRDPDGHRVEIYTQDYYTGDPDNPVVTWDVHDNQRRDWWGNPVVPSWYTDASLVLDLDGNPQPLVARSDDNEMAVTIGADGFSYTRPADEDEMPAWKQGEYKLGHQL; encoded by the coding sequence ATGACTGACAAGACCCGCACCTCCTCAGGCTTCTTCGTCTCCGCCGAGGCGCCGATCCACACCGACAACCCGATCCCGACCCCCTCCGCGCCCGCGCCGGACATCCTGCGCTGCGCCTCCATGGAGCTCGTGGTCACCGACCTCGCCGCCTCCCGGCAGTTCTACGTCGACGTGCTCGACCTCCAGGTCACTCAGGAGGACGAGACCACCGTCTACCTGCGCACCATGGAGGAGTTCATCCACCACAACCTCGTGCTGCGCAAGGGGCCGGTGGCCGCGGTGGCCGCCTTCTCCTACCGGGTGCGCACCCCCGAGGACCTGGACAAGGCCGTGGCCTTCTACACCGAGCTGGGGTGCCGGGTGGAGCGCCGAGCGGACGGGTTCACCGACGGGATCGGCGACTCGGTGCGCGTCACCGACCCCCTGGGGTTCCCGCTGGAGTTCTTCTACGAGGTGGAGCATGTGGAGCGCCTGGCGTGGCGCTACGACCTGTACTCCCCCGGGGCGCTGGTGCGCCTGGACCACTTCAACCAGGTCACCCCGGACGTCGCCCGCGCCACCCGGTTCATGCAGGACCTCGGGTTCCGCGTCACCGAGGACATCCAGGACGAGGCGGGCACCCTGTACGCGGCGTGGATGCGCCGCAAGCCCACCGTGCACGACACCGCCATGACCGGAGGGGACGGGCCGCGGATGCACCACGTGGCCTTCGCCACCCACGAGAAGCACAACATCCTGGCGATCTGCGACAAGCTCGGCGCGCTGCGTCGCTCCGATGCCATCGAGCGCGGCCCCGGGCGCCACGGCGTCTCCAACGCCTTCTACCTCTACCTGCGCGACCCGGACGGGCACCGCGTGGAGATCTACACCCAGGACTACTACACCGGTGACCCGGACAACCCGGTGGTCACCTGGGACGTGCACGACAACCAGCGGCGCGACTGGTGGGGCAACCCCGTGGTCCCCAGTTGGTACACCGACGCCTCCCTCGTGCTCGACCTGGACGGCAATCCCCAACCGTTGGTCGCCCGCAGCGACGACAACGAGATGGCCGTGACGATCGGCGCGGACGGGTTCAGTTACACCCGCCCGGCCGACGAGGACGAGATGCCCGCCTGGAAGCAGGGCGAGTACAAACTCGGGCACCAGCTGTGA